Proteins encoded by one window of Lathyrus oleraceus cultivar Zhongwan6 chromosome 1, CAAS_Psat_ZW6_1.0, whole genome shotgun sequence:
- the LOC127084674 gene encoding adenylate kinase 5, chloroplastic isoform X3, whose translation MLHTTPSSSSYVHSTILLPQSHSPSSSYHPCLLLNHQHHHFHTQPLHFTNFTRKIYSPLKPKVLKKVINCSTSEPLKVMISGAPASGKGTQCELIVTKYGLVHISTGDLLRQEVAAGTEIGNKAKEFMNAGGLVPDEIVTSMVAARLSLEDAKQNGWLLDGYPRSLTQAESLEKMQIRPDVYIVLDVPDEILIDRCVGRRLDPVTGKIYHQKFFPPETKEIKARLITRPDDTQEKVLSRLSIYKQNADAVSSSYSNITNKIDGSRHKEEVFKDIESLLTQLQQNKVKIVNSGEKPILDLKKGPASLIQDKWRGVPTKLNNIPHSRDIRKYFYDDVILATQRAINDGKTRLRVDINIPELNTEMDVYRIGTLMELIRSLALSFADDGKRVKVCVQGSMGEGALSGMPLQLAGSRKILELMDWGDYGAKGTFINIGSIGAAEVEEQDDMYILVAPQNAMGNCIIDDLKAMTSAAEHRPVILINPELKDLPASSGIMQTMGRDKRLEYAASFESCYVFLLLYYAGTQYPIMGAIRMSYPYRYELYRRVDESPGKEKYVILSTFPQMPTVDEVNDSFEGKPRGFLSEIF comes from the exons ATGTTGCACACCACCCCCTCCTCCTCTTCCTATGTCCACTCAACAATTCTCCTTCCTCAATCTCATTCTCCTTCTTCTTCCTATCACCCATGTTTACTTCTCAACCACCAACACCACCACTTTCACACTCAACCTCTTCACTTTACCAACTTCACCCGGAAAATCTATTCTCCATTAAAACCCAAG GTACTCAAAAAAGTGATAAATTGCTCCACAAGCGAGCCGTTGAAGGTTATGATATCAGGTGCACCGGCATCTGGCAAGGGAACACAATGTGAATTGATCGTTACTAAG TATGGATTGGTGCACATATCTACTGGGGACTTGCTAAGACAAGAAGTAGCAGCTGGCACTGAAATAGGAAATAAAGCGAAAGAGTTCATGAATGCCGGTGGCTTGGTTCCTGATGAAATTGTGACTTCT ATGGTGGCAGCGCGTTTGTCTCTCGAAGATGCAAAACAAAACGGGTGGCTTCTTGACGGTTACCCTCGGAGTTTGACTCAAGCGGAGAGCCTGGAGAAAATGCAGATAAGACCTGATGTGTATATTGTATTAGAT GTTCCTGATGAAATTCTGATCGACAGATGTGTTGGTAGAAGGCTAGACCCGGTAACTGGAAAGATATATCATCAGAAATTTTTTCCACCGGAGACTAAGGAAATCAAAGCCAGGCTGATAACTCGTCCTGATGACACCCAAGAAAAG GTTCTGTCACGCCTGAGCATATATAAGCAAAATGCAGATGCGGTATCTTCCTCTTATTCAAACATAACAAATAAG ATTGATGGCAGCCGTCATAAAGAGGAAGTTTTCAAAGATATTGAATCTTTATTAACTCAATTACAACAGAATAAAGTGAAAATAGTTAATTCTGGAG AAAAACCAATTCTTGATTTGAAAAAGGGACCAGCATCTTTAATCCAG GATAAATGGAGAGGAGTTCCAACTAAACTAAACAACATTCCCCATTCTCGAGATATCAGGAAATATTTTTATGATGATGTGATACTAGCTACACAGAGGGCTATCAATGATGGAAAAACTAGATTGAGG GTTGACATCAACATTCCTGAACTGAATACAGAAATG GATGTTTATCGAATTGGTACCTTGATGGAACTTATTAGATCTCTTGCACTTTCATTTGCTGATGATGGGAAACGTGTAAAG GTTTGTGTGCAAGGGTCAATGGGAGAAGGTGCTCTTTCTGGAATGCCATTGCAGCTTGCTGGAAGCCGAAAGATTTTAGAGCTCATGGATTGGGGTGATTATGGTGCAAAAGGAACATTCATCAACATTGGTTCGATAG GTGCGGCAGAGGTTGAAGAGCAAGATGACATGTATATCTTGGTGGCTCCTCAGAATGCCATGGGGAATTGTATTATTGAT GATTTAAAAGCAATGACCAGTGCTGCCGAACACAGACCAGTTATCTTAATCAACCCCGAGCTTAAG GATTTACCAGCTTCTAGTGGTATTATGCAA ACAATGGGGCGAGACAAAAGACTCGAGTATGCAGCATCATTTGAAAGTTGCTATGTCTTTCTGCTTCTCTATTATGCAGGAACCCAGTATCCCATAATGGGAGCTATCAG GATGTCTTATCCATACCGGTATGAGCTGTACAGGAGAGTAGATGAGTCACCTGGAAAAGAGAAGTATGTAATTTTATCTACTTTTCCTCAAATGCCTACTGTTGATGAAGTTAATGATTCCTTTGAAGGAAAACCAAG GGGCTTCTTGAGTGAAATATTTTGA
- the LOC127084674 gene encoding adenylate kinase 5, chloroplastic isoform X2 yields the protein MLHTTPSSSSYVHSTILLPQSHSPSSSYHPCLLLNHQHHHFHTQPLHFTNFTRKIYSPLKPKVLKKVINCSTSEPLKVMISGAPASGKGTQCELIVTKYGLVHISTGDLLRQEVAAGTEIGNKAKEFMNAGGLVPDEIMVAARLSLEDAKQNGWLLDGYPRSLTQAESLEKMQIRPDVYIVLDVPDEILIDRCVGRRLDPVTGKIYHQKFFPPETKEIKARLITRPDDTQEKVLSRLSIYKQNADAVSSSYSNITNKIDGSRHKEEVFKDIESLLTQLQQNKVKIVNSGEKPILDLKKGPASLIQDKWRGVPTKLNNIPHSRDIRKYFYDDVILATQRAINDGKTRLRVDINIPELNTEMDVYRIGTLMELIRSLALSFADDGKRVKVCVQGSMGEGALSGMPLQLAGSRKILELMDWGDYGAKGTFINIGSIGAAEVEEQDDMYILVAPQNAMGNCIIDDLKAMTSAAEHRPVILINPELKDLPASSGIMQTMGRDKRLEYAASFESCYVFLLLYYAGTQYPIMGAIRMSYPYRYELYRRVDESPGKEKYVILSTFPQMPTVDEVNDSFEGKPRNGTRKASGLWGFLSEIF from the exons ATGTTGCACACCACCCCCTCCTCCTCTTCCTATGTCCACTCAACAATTCTCCTTCCTCAATCTCATTCTCCTTCTTCTTCCTATCACCCATGTTTACTTCTCAACCACCAACACCACCACTTTCACACTCAACCTCTTCACTTTACCAACTTCACCCGGAAAATCTATTCTCCATTAAAACCCAAG GTACTCAAAAAAGTGATAAATTGCTCCACAAGCGAGCCGTTGAAGGTTATGATATCAGGTGCACCGGCATCTGGCAAGGGAACACAATGTGAATTGATCGTTACTAAG TATGGATTGGTGCACATATCTACTGGGGACTTGCTAAGACAAGAAGTAGCAGCTGGCACTGAAATAGGAAATAAAGCGAAAGAGTTCATGAATGCCGGTGGCTTGGTTCCTGATGAAATT ATGGTGGCAGCGCGTTTGTCTCTCGAAGATGCAAAACAAAACGGGTGGCTTCTTGACGGTTACCCTCGGAGTTTGACTCAAGCGGAGAGCCTGGAGAAAATGCAGATAAGACCTGATGTGTATATTGTATTAGAT GTTCCTGATGAAATTCTGATCGACAGATGTGTTGGTAGAAGGCTAGACCCGGTAACTGGAAAGATATATCATCAGAAATTTTTTCCACCGGAGACTAAGGAAATCAAAGCCAGGCTGATAACTCGTCCTGATGACACCCAAGAAAAG GTTCTGTCACGCCTGAGCATATATAAGCAAAATGCAGATGCGGTATCTTCCTCTTATTCAAACATAACAAATAAG ATTGATGGCAGCCGTCATAAAGAGGAAGTTTTCAAAGATATTGAATCTTTATTAACTCAATTACAACAGAATAAAGTGAAAATAGTTAATTCTGGAG AAAAACCAATTCTTGATTTGAAAAAGGGACCAGCATCTTTAATCCAG GATAAATGGAGAGGAGTTCCAACTAAACTAAACAACATTCCCCATTCTCGAGATATCAGGAAATATTTTTATGATGATGTGATACTAGCTACACAGAGGGCTATCAATGATGGAAAAACTAGATTGAGG GTTGACATCAACATTCCTGAACTGAATACAGAAATG GATGTTTATCGAATTGGTACCTTGATGGAACTTATTAGATCTCTTGCACTTTCATTTGCTGATGATGGGAAACGTGTAAAG GTTTGTGTGCAAGGGTCAATGGGAGAAGGTGCTCTTTCTGGAATGCCATTGCAGCTTGCTGGAAGCCGAAAGATTTTAGAGCTCATGGATTGGGGTGATTATGGTGCAAAAGGAACATTCATCAACATTGGTTCGATAG GTGCGGCAGAGGTTGAAGAGCAAGATGACATGTATATCTTGGTGGCTCCTCAGAATGCCATGGGGAATTGTATTATTGAT GATTTAAAAGCAATGACCAGTGCTGCCGAACACAGACCAGTTATCTTAATCAACCCCGAGCTTAAG GATTTACCAGCTTCTAGTGGTATTATGCAA ACAATGGGGCGAGACAAAAGACTCGAGTATGCAGCATCATTTGAAAGTTGCTATGTCTTTCTGCTTCTCTATTATGCAGGAACCCAGTATCCCATAATGGGAGCTATCAG GATGTCTTATCCATACCGGTATGAGCTGTACAGGAGAGTAGATGAGTCACCTGGAAAAGAGAAGTATGTAATTTTATCTACTTTTCCTCAAATGCCTACTGTTGATGAAGTTAATGATTCCTTTGAAGGAAAACCAAG AAATGGAACCAGGAAAGCCTCAGGGTTGTG GGGCTTCTTGAGTGAAATATTTTGA
- the LOC127084674 gene encoding adenylate kinase 5, chloroplastic isoform X1 codes for MLHTTPSSSSYVHSTILLPQSHSPSSSYHPCLLLNHQHHHFHTQPLHFTNFTRKIYSPLKPKVLKKVINCSTSEPLKVMISGAPASGKGTQCELIVTKYGLVHISTGDLLRQEVAAGTEIGNKAKEFMNAGGLVPDEIVTSMVAARLSLEDAKQNGWLLDGYPRSLTQAESLEKMQIRPDVYIVLDVPDEILIDRCVGRRLDPVTGKIYHQKFFPPETKEIKARLITRPDDTQEKVLSRLSIYKQNADAVSSSYSNITNKIDGSRHKEEVFKDIESLLTQLQQNKVKIVNSGEKPILDLKKGPASLIQDKWRGVPTKLNNIPHSRDIRKYFYDDVILATQRAINDGKTRLRVDINIPELNTEMDVYRIGTLMELIRSLALSFADDGKRVKVCVQGSMGEGALSGMPLQLAGSRKILELMDWGDYGAKGTFINIGSIGAAEVEEQDDMYILVAPQNAMGNCIIDDLKAMTSAAEHRPVILINPELKDLPASSGIMQTMGRDKRLEYAASFESCYVFLLLYYAGTQYPIMGAIRMSYPYRYELYRRVDESPGKEKYVILSTFPQMPTVDEVNDSFEGKPRNGTRKASGLWGFLSEIF; via the exons ATGTTGCACACCACCCCCTCCTCCTCTTCCTATGTCCACTCAACAATTCTCCTTCCTCAATCTCATTCTCCTTCTTCTTCCTATCACCCATGTTTACTTCTCAACCACCAACACCACCACTTTCACACTCAACCTCTTCACTTTACCAACTTCACCCGGAAAATCTATTCTCCATTAAAACCCAAG GTACTCAAAAAAGTGATAAATTGCTCCACAAGCGAGCCGTTGAAGGTTATGATATCAGGTGCACCGGCATCTGGCAAGGGAACACAATGTGAATTGATCGTTACTAAG TATGGATTGGTGCACATATCTACTGGGGACTTGCTAAGACAAGAAGTAGCAGCTGGCACTGAAATAGGAAATAAAGCGAAAGAGTTCATGAATGCCGGTGGCTTGGTTCCTGATGAAATTGTGACTTCT ATGGTGGCAGCGCGTTTGTCTCTCGAAGATGCAAAACAAAACGGGTGGCTTCTTGACGGTTACCCTCGGAGTTTGACTCAAGCGGAGAGCCTGGAGAAAATGCAGATAAGACCTGATGTGTATATTGTATTAGAT GTTCCTGATGAAATTCTGATCGACAGATGTGTTGGTAGAAGGCTAGACCCGGTAACTGGAAAGATATATCATCAGAAATTTTTTCCACCGGAGACTAAGGAAATCAAAGCCAGGCTGATAACTCGTCCTGATGACACCCAAGAAAAG GTTCTGTCACGCCTGAGCATATATAAGCAAAATGCAGATGCGGTATCTTCCTCTTATTCAAACATAACAAATAAG ATTGATGGCAGCCGTCATAAAGAGGAAGTTTTCAAAGATATTGAATCTTTATTAACTCAATTACAACAGAATAAAGTGAAAATAGTTAATTCTGGAG AAAAACCAATTCTTGATTTGAAAAAGGGACCAGCATCTTTAATCCAG GATAAATGGAGAGGAGTTCCAACTAAACTAAACAACATTCCCCATTCTCGAGATATCAGGAAATATTTTTATGATGATGTGATACTAGCTACACAGAGGGCTATCAATGATGGAAAAACTAGATTGAGG GTTGACATCAACATTCCTGAACTGAATACAGAAATG GATGTTTATCGAATTGGTACCTTGATGGAACTTATTAGATCTCTTGCACTTTCATTTGCTGATGATGGGAAACGTGTAAAG GTTTGTGTGCAAGGGTCAATGGGAGAAGGTGCTCTTTCTGGAATGCCATTGCAGCTTGCTGGAAGCCGAAAGATTTTAGAGCTCATGGATTGGGGTGATTATGGTGCAAAAGGAACATTCATCAACATTGGTTCGATAG GTGCGGCAGAGGTTGAAGAGCAAGATGACATGTATATCTTGGTGGCTCCTCAGAATGCCATGGGGAATTGTATTATTGAT GATTTAAAAGCAATGACCAGTGCTGCCGAACACAGACCAGTTATCTTAATCAACCCCGAGCTTAAG GATTTACCAGCTTCTAGTGGTATTATGCAA ACAATGGGGCGAGACAAAAGACTCGAGTATGCAGCATCATTTGAAAGTTGCTATGTCTTTCTGCTTCTCTATTATGCAGGAACCCAGTATCCCATAATGGGAGCTATCAG GATGTCTTATCCATACCGGTATGAGCTGTACAGGAGAGTAGATGAGTCACCTGGAAAAGAGAAGTATGTAATTTTATCTACTTTTCCTCAAATGCCTACTGTTGATGAAGTTAATGATTCCTTTGAAGGAAAACCAAG AAATGGAACCAGGAAAGCCTCAGGGTTGTG GGGCTTCTTGAGTGAAATATTTTGA
- the LOC127089215 gene encoding uncharacterized protein LOC127089215 gives MAQNYVDLAPWRLYFDGSRHKHGAGIRGVIISPNGIPVEFKYKIEGICTNNEAKYESLITGLELLLELGARNVEIMGDSELVIKKASKEYRCVKENLIMYFVVTIRLLKRFEQVNLQHIPRLENQRANDLAQEASGYKTLKDQDEDIQMREKVRATVLSPSDLAIVKLGAVDKNHFEILVVDNERRSDWRKPLVDYLRDPVGSTDQKIKYRALKYVLINDELFEKTVEGVLLKCLGESEVYVAVSSIHSGACGAHQAGCLECQLHGGIQHVPASELHTIVKPWPFRGWALDVIGEIKPASSKQQRYMLVGIDYFTKWVEAVALPNVNQEVVIDFVQSYIICIFGIPETITTDQGSVFTGQKVQEFAREMGVKLLTSTPYYA, from the exons ATGGCGCAAAATTACGTAGATTTAGCACCATGGAGGCTATACTTCGATGGATCAAGACATAAGCATGGAGCTGGGATAAgaggagtcataatttctccaaATGGAATTCCAGTCGAGTTCAAATACAAAATCGAAGGGAtatgcaccaataatgaagcaAAATACGAGTCATTGATCACCGGACTTGAGCTTCTGCtggaattgggggcaaggaatgtcgaaattatgggagatTCAGAGTTAGTGATTAAAAAAGCATCGAAAGAATATAGGTGTGTTAAAGAAAATCTGATCATGTACTTCGTGGTCACCATCAGACTACTCAAAAGGTTTGAGCAAGTCAATCTCCAACACATACCACGGCTAGAAAACCAAAGAGCAAATGATTTGGCGCAGGAGGCTTCAGGGTATAAAACGTTGAAAGACCAGGACGAAGATATCCAAATGAGAGAGAAAGTACGGGCGACAGTGTTGTCACCGTCAGATCTGGCGATCGTGAAGTTGGGGGCAGTagataaaaatcattttgaaattctggttGTCGACAACGAGAGAAGAAGTGATTGGCGTAAACCGCTAGTTGATTACTTGCGTGATCCCGTGGGGTCGACAGATCAAAAAATAAAGTATAGGGCCCTTAAATACGTCTTGATAAATGATGAATTATTCGAAAAGACAGTCGAAGGAGTGTTATTAAAATGCCTGGGAGAAAGTGAGGTATACGTGGCTGTGTCGAGCATACATAGCGGGGCGTGTGGGGCACATCAAGCAG gTTGTCTAgaatgccaattgcatgggggcatacaGCATGTGCCTGCAAGTGAGCTACACACAATTGTGAAACCTTGGCCATTTCGAGGATGGGCTTTGGACGTTATAGGAGAAATAAAGCCagcctcgtcgaaacaacaaaggtataTGTTAGTtggtatcgactatttcacaaaatgggtcgaagccgtaGCATTACCAAATGTGAACCAAGAAGTTGTGATAGACTTTGTCCAGAGTTACATCATTTGCATATTTGGCATCCCAGAAACTATCACAACCGACCAGGGGTCGGTTTTCACTGGTCAAAAAGTGCAAGAATTTGCAAGAGAAATGGGAGTCAAGTTACTGACATCTACCCCATATTACGCATAG